The Alnus glutinosa chromosome 7, dhAlnGlut1.1, whole genome shotgun sequence genome includes a region encoding these proteins:
- the LOC133873342 gene encoding uncharacterized protein LOC133873342, with protein sequence MGIIARDCMRVVKAAMCAVIPYIRDLTVAEALGARRAMKFGRDMGYEAIELEGDASEIVEAIRNSAKTANRFGGIIRETRQILESFGSWRISLVRREGNRVAHLLAKFAVANQSHYVWFNVCPSFLVNVVTADHLL encoded by the coding sequence ATGGGGATTATAGCTAGGGATTGTATGAGAGTGGTGAAGGCTGCTATGTGTGCGGTTATCCCTTACATTAGGGACCTTACGGTAGCGGAAGCTTTGGGAGCCAGAAGAGCGATGAAATTTGGCCGTGATATGGGCTACGAAGCGATCGAGTTGGAGGGAGATGCGAGTGAAATAGTTGAGGCGATCAGAAATTCGGCAAAAACTGCAAATAGATTCGGGGGCATCATCAGGGAGACTAGGCAGATTTTGGAAAGCTTCGGTTCTTGGAGAATTTCGCTTGTGAGACGAGAAGGGAATAGGGTTGCTCATCTTCTGGCCAAGTTTGCGGTAGCTAACCAGTCTCATTATGTTTGGTTTAATGTTTGTCCCAGTTTTTTGGTGAACGTTGTAACTGCTGATCATTTATTATAA
- the LOC133873713 gene encoding exocyst complex component EXO70H1-like → MPRKGMMSICFHSSTPSFSVSRHSSPAGPSVSNPRPIFPDFMIDQSIEAAAALVTKWDPESSTYAKVTSLFYESKQEAMEFINCVNALQKAMHALVSEKSTSEKLVRAHNLMQIAMKRLQKEFYQILSMNRAHLDPESVSARSSRASTRSSTSDYEDDEDVRTAGDAIDEVEEASSIAMADLRSIAECMISSGYAKECLSIYKIIRKSIVDEGIYRLGVEKLSSSHINKMDWEVLDLKIRSWLSAVKISLKTLLHGERILCDHVFAASDSIRESCFAEISKEGATLLFGFPEVVAKSKSPKSPEKIFRVLDMYTAISENWLEIESIFALESTATVRSQALTSLIGITESVRAMVSDFESTIQKNSYSKSLVRGGGVHPLTLDAMNYLSILADYSNVLEDIFAECPPPQISSLPESYFDIPQSDDSQAPAISMRMAWLILVLLCKLDRNAEHYKDVSLSYIFLTNNLQHVVSKVRTSNLQYLLGEQWITKHEAKARQFATNYERLAWGKVVASLPQNSSAVISPAEAKEIFRKFNLSFEEACRKQSSVIVSDPKLRDEIKVSIARKVVTVYREFYEKHRPTVGGERNVGLYVRFAPEDVGNHLSDLFFGTTDSVSSPSSSSSSTHRRRLRFKA, encoded by the coding sequence ATGCCGAGAAAGGGAATGATGAGCATATGCTTTCACTCCAGCACGCCGTCGTTTTCCGTCTCTCGCCACTCCTCACCTGCAGGACCCTCCGTCTCAAACCCTCGGCCCATCTTCCCGGACTTCATGATCGACCAGAGTATCGAGGCCGCCGCGGCCTTGGTCACGAAATGGGACCCGGAGAGCTCCACGTACGCCAAAGTCACGTCCCTCTTCTACGAGAGCAAACAAGAGGCCATGGAGTTCATCAACTGCGTGAACGCCCTCCAGAAGGCCATGCACGCCTTGGTCTCAGAGAAGTCCACGTCCGAGAAGCTCGTCCGCGCCCACAACCTCATGCAGATCGCCATGAAGAGGCTCCAGAAGGAGTTCTACCAAATCCTCTCCATGAACCGGGCACACCTGGACCCCGAGTCCGTCTCTGCACGATCCTCACGCGCCTCCACGAGATCAAGCACGTCCGATTATGAGGACGACGAAGATGTGCGGACCGCCGGTGATGCCATCGACGAGGTCGAGGAGGCATCTTCCATTGCCATGGCGGACTTGAGGTCCATAGCCGAATGCATGATCTCCTCCGGCTACGCCAAAGAGTGCTTGAGTATATACAAAATCATCAGAAAATCTATAGTCGACGAAGGCATTTACCGACTAGGCGTGGAGAAACTGAGTTCCTCTCATATTAACAAGATGGACTGGGAAGTTCTGGACCTGAAGATCAGGAGCTGGTTGAGCGCAGTGAAGATCTCCTTGAAAACGCTCTTACATGGGGAGAGAATTCTCTGCGACCACGTCTTTGCTGCCTCCGACTCTATCAGAGAGTCTTGCTTTGCCGAGATCTCCAAAGAAGGCGCTACTCTTCTGTTCGGATTCCCCGAAGTCGTTGCCAAAAGCAAATCTCCGAAATCTCCCGAGAAAATCTTTCGCGTGCTCGACATGTACACCGCCATTTCCGAGAACTGGCTCGAGATCGAGTCCATCTTCGCGCTCGAATCAACCGCCACAGTCCGATCCCAAGCCCTCACATCGCTGATCGGGATCACCGAGTCAGTGCGCGCAATGGTATCTGACTTCGAGTCAACGATCCAGAAGAACTCGTACTCCAAGTCGCTCGTCCGCGGCGGCGGGGTTCACCCACTGACGCTCGACGCGATGAACTACCTCTCGATCCTCGCCGATTACAGCAACGTCCTCGAAGATATTTTCGCCGAGTGCCCTCCGCCGCAGATATCGTCGTTGCCGGAATCTTACTTCGATATTCCACAGTCCGATGACTCTCAGGCACCGGCGATTTCCATGCGCATGGCTTGGCTAATCCTCGTGCTTCTGTGTAAGCTTGACCGCAACGCCGAGCATTACAAAGACGTGTCGCTCTCATACATATTCCTAACCAACAATCTTCAACACGTGGTCTCCAAGGTCCGTACGTCGAACCTTCAGTACCTTCTCGGAGAGCAATGGATCACGAAGCACGAAGCGAAAGCGAGACAGTTTGCCACGAATTATGAGCGGTTGGCGTGGGGCAAGGTCGTGGCCTCATTGCCACAGAATTCATCGGCGGTGATTTCGCCGGCGGAAGCGAAGGAGATATTCAGAAAATTTAATTTGAGTTTCGAGGAAGCGTGTCGGAAGCAGAGTTCAGTCATCGTATCGGACCCAAAACTCCGAGACGAAATCAAGGTGTCCATAGCGAGAAAGGTTGTGACGGTTTACAGGGAATTTTACGAGAAGCATAGGCCTACCGTTGGAGGAGAGAGGAACGTGGGGTTATATGTCAGATTTGCCCCTGAAGATGTGGGGAATCACCTATCGGATTTGTTCTTTGGGACGACGGACTCCGTAAGTAGCCCTTCCTCTTCGTCGTCCTCGACTCATCGGCGGCGTTTGCGGTTCAAAGCGTAG